The proteins below are encoded in one region of Syntrophotalea carbinolica DSM 2380:
- a CDS encoding Bcr/CflA family multidrug efflux MFS transporter has translation MLAVLSLLMGFASISTDLYLPAMPTMARSLGADAGMIELTISGYLVGFSLGQLLWGPISDRYGRRPSVAVGLVLFVIGAAGCALSENVLILIAWRIVQALGACASVALSRAMVRDLYEGNRAAQMLSTLITVMAIAPLVGPLVGGQIVAFAGWRALFWTLVGIGLVTLAALFTIPETLPAERRNRESIGHALMRYGELLRYRRLLGYAGTGSFLYAGVFAYVAGTPFAYITIYHVPVQLYGLLFGLGIIGIMVANLVNLRLVPRFGYDRMLLFGTVITAISAIVTAVATHTGWGGLWGLVAPLFVFVSMTGFVVANSITGAMADFPERAGAVSALVGALQYGLGMVGSGLVGAFADGTPWPMGWVIAITGVGSLLCMGLLAPERIRKTADAGYEKIA, from the coding sequence ATGCTGGCAGTTCTAAGCCTATTGATGGGATTCGCGTCCATTTCGACCGATCTTTATCTGCCGGCCATGCCGACGATGGCCCGTTCGCTCGGTGCGGATGCCGGCATGATCGAATTGACGATCTCCGGCTATCTCGTCGGTTTCAGCCTGGGGCAGCTCCTGTGGGGACCGATAAGCGACCGTTACGGTCGCCGTCCGTCGGTGGCGGTCGGGCTGGTGCTGTTCGTCATCGGTGCGGCCGGTTGCGCCCTTTCGGAAAACGTGCTCATCTTGATCGCCTGGCGCATTGTGCAGGCGCTCGGCGCCTGCGCCAGCGTGGCATTGTCACGTGCTATGGTGCGGGACCTCTATGAAGGCAATCGTGCGGCGCAGATGCTCTCAACGTTGATAACGGTGATGGCGATCGCGCCGCTTGTCGGACCGTTGGTGGGTGGGCAGATCGTCGCTTTCGCCGGATGGCGGGCCCTTTTCTGGACGCTGGTCGGCATCGGTCTGGTGACGCTTGCAGCGCTTTTTACCATTCCGGAAACCTTGCCTGCCGAGCGGCGCAACCGGGAGTCAATCGGTCACGCTCTGATGCGATACGGCGAGCTTTTGCGCTACCGGCGACTTCTGGGGTATGCGGGCACCGGCAGCTTCCTTTATGCCGGCGTATTTGCTTATGTCGCGGGAACACCCTTCGCCTACATCACCATTTACCATGTGCCGGTGCAGCTTTACGGTCTGCTGTTCGGCCTCGGTATCATCGGTATCATGGTCGCCAATCTCGTAAATTTGCGCTTGGTTCCGCGGTTTGGCTATGACCGGATGCTCCTGTTCGGCACGGTCATCACTGCCATCTCGGCCATTGTGACGGCCGTGGCCACTCATACCGGCTGGGGCGGACTTTGGGGATTGGTTGCGCCGCTGTTCGTGTTCGTCTCCATGACCGGTTTCGTTGTCGCCAATTCGATCACGGGGGCAATGGCCGATTTCCCGGAACGCGCCGGTGCCGTATCTGCGCTGGTCGGTGCCCTTCAGTACGGCCTCGGTATGGTCGGCTCCGGTCTGGTCGGTGCCTTCGCCGACGGGACGCCCTGGCCCATGGGCTGGGTGATCGCGATTACCGGGGTCGGAAGCTTACTTTGTATGGGGCTGCTGGCTCCAGAGCGCATCCGGAAAACCGCAGACGCAGGATATGAAAAAATCGCTTGA
- a CDS encoding AAA family ATPase, which produces MNLFSQASSFSSEPLASRMRPRTLEEYVGQDHILGEGRLLRRAIRADQLSSLIFYGPPGTGKTTLAQVIANSTASRFVSMNAVLSGVKDLREAIEDARQSQEYYDKRTILFVDEVHRWNKSQQDALLPWVEKGTIILIGATTENPYFEVNKALVSRSRVFQLLGLTEENLRQIVTQTLQDKQRGYGKWQVEFEPDALDHLVRVASGDARSLLNALQLAVETTPESFPPPANSRIHITLSAAEESIQQKAVLYDKEGDYHFDTISAFIKSLRGSDPDAALYWMARMVRAGEDPRYIFRRMLISASEDVGMADPYALGVVEAAASAFDRVGLPEGQFHLTQATLYLATCPKSNSSLAFFDALEAVAKEEAEVPNHLRDSSRDEHSFGHGKGYKYPHAFRDHWVAQQYLPGTLKGRIFYQPTGQGYEGSIQTQVIRHREEQLDRMLEETPETLSFSPGDKERDRWIRRVQGTSSSRKKLLKALVEPMQIGRSDRIFLAPLRWNQLFWELFRKVPEGGLTALADQEDYRNLVEFSMESLPESERPLLVDRSLKDPRWLEHPDLQPLTWEHIVLDGVLDQQDELFPQILEEKLAPKGWFTGCLPLPGAGSRLSELLKGRVEDKLLSRIEEGEELFYTERAPYPQKERMENLADLTLVEWTQLPIEESLVPNAQWLAPWFKDLPGSWFNYVSRNLGEDEIRRIRALLQPEKLPSSFPWTRNWLIYRLRKSAT; this is translated from the coding sequence ATGAATCTTTTTTCCCAAGCGTCTTCGTTCTCCTCAGAACCTCTGGCATCCAGAATGCGCCCCCGCACTCTGGAAGAGTACGTGGGACAAGACCATATTCTCGGAGAAGGTCGGCTTTTGCGCCGTGCCATTCGGGCAGATCAGCTTTCATCCTTGATCTTTTACGGCCCTCCCGGTACCGGGAAAACTACGCTGGCCCAGGTGATTGCCAATAGCACCGCCAGCCGTTTTGTGTCGATGAATGCTGTTCTCAGCGGTGTGAAAGATTTGCGGGAAGCCATTGAAGATGCTCGGCAATCTCAGGAATATTACGACAAACGCACCATCTTGTTTGTCGATGAAGTTCATCGGTGGAATAAATCCCAGCAGGATGCACTGCTGCCCTGGGTGGAAAAGGGCACCATTATTCTGATCGGAGCCACGACGGAAAACCCCTATTTTGAAGTGAATAAAGCACTGGTCAGTCGCAGCCGGGTTTTCCAGCTTCTGGGACTGACCGAAGAAAATCTCCGGCAGATCGTTACACAGACCCTGCAGGATAAACAACGGGGTTACGGGAAATGGCAGGTGGAGTTCGAGCCCGATGCGCTGGACCACTTGGTACGGGTAGCCTCGGGAGATGCCCGGTCACTCCTGAATGCTTTACAGTTGGCCGTGGAAACGACCCCTGAAAGTTTCCCCCCTCCGGCAAACAGCCGGATACATATCACCCTTTCGGCTGCCGAAGAGAGTATCCAGCAGAAAGCCGTTCTCTACGATAAAGAAGGGGATTACCATTTCGATACCATCAGTGCCTTTATAAAATCCCTTAGGGGATCCGATCCCGACGCAGCCCTCTACTGGATGGCGCGTATGGTAAGGGCCGGCGAAGATCCCCGGTATATTTTCAGAAGGATGCTGATATCGGCCAGCGAAGATGTCGGTATGGCCGATCCCTACGCATTAGGGGTCGTGGAAGCGGCCGCATCAGCTTTTGACCGGGTAGGTCTGCCGGAAGGGCAATTTCATCTTACCCAGGCAACCTTGTATCTGGCGACCTGTCCCAAATCCAACTCATCTCTGGCTTTTTTCGACGCCCTGGAGGCGGTAGCAAAAGAAGAGGCTGAGGTTCCCAATCATCTCCGGGATTCCAGCCGGGACGAACATAGCTTCGGCCATGGCAAAGGTTACAAATATCCCCATGCCTTCCGGGATCACTGGGTCGCCCAGCAATACCTGCCCGGAACCCTGAAGGGCCGGATTTTCTATCAGCCCACGGGTCAGGGATATGAGGGGAGCATTCAGACTCAGGTTATCCGGCACCGTGAAGAACAACTGGACCGGATGTTGGAGGAGACCCCGGAAACCCTAAGCTTCTCACCGGGAGATAAAGAGCGGGACCGGTGGATTCGCCGTGTACAGGGAACGTCATCTTCCCGCAAAAAGCTGCTGAAAGCCTTGGTCGAACCGATGCAGATAGGGCGTTCCGACCGCATATTCCTGGCCCCACTCCGATGGAACCAGCTCTTCTGGGAACTGTTCCGCAAGGTACCGGAAGGAGGACTCACTGCTTTAGCCGACCAGGAGGACTACCGTAATCTCGTGGAGTTCTCCATGGAAAGTCTCCCTGAATCGGAACGGCCCCTCCTGGTTGACCGCTCTCTTAAAGATCCTCGATGGCTGGAGCATCCGGATCTTCAACCGCTGACATGGGAGCACATTGTTCTGGACGGGGTACTGGATCAGCAGGACGAACTTTTTCCTCAGATTCTGGAAGAAAAATTAGCGCCCAAAGGGTGGTTTACCGGCTGTCTGCCCCTTCCCGGAGCTGGCAGCCGATTAAGCGAATTACTAAAAGGCCGGGTAGAAGACAAACTCTTATCTCGGATAGAAGAAGGGGAGGAACTATTTTATACCGAAAGAGCACCTTACCCCCAAAAAGAACGTATGGAAAACCTGGCTGATTTGACATTGGTTGAGTGGACTCAGTTGCCCATCGAAGAATCCCTGGTGCCCAATGCCCAGTGGCTTGCCCCCTGGTTCAAAGATCTACCCGGTAGTTGGTTTAATTATGTCAGTCGCAACCTGGGTGAAGATGAGATCAGGAGAATTCGAGCCCTTTTACAACCGGAAAAACTTCCCTCCTCCTTTCCGTGGACCCGCAATTGGCTTATTTACCGCCTTCGGAAATCCGCAACATAA
- a CDS encoding flavodoxin family protein, protein MKALAINGSPRKGGNTEILLKQVLEPLETDGWETEYLQIGGKPVRGCTACMKCVENRNGRCVIEGDFVNDCLEKMFEADAILLGSPTYFGDVTAELKALIDRAGFVALANGGAFSGKIGAAVVAVRRGGGTHVFDSINHMFQISSMIVPGSLYWNLGMGLDKGDVLKDDEALRNMNHLGQTIAWLGKAMTSISETTPFPKVAVELG, encoded by the coding sequence ATGAAAGCCTTGGCCATAAACGGAAGTCCCAGAAAGGGCGGTAATACGGAAATTTTGCTCAAGCAGGTGCTCGAGCCTCTGGAAACAGATGGCTGGGAAACCGAGTATCTGCAGATCGGCGGCAAGCCGGTGCGGGGTTGCACGGCCTGCATGAAATGCGTCGAAAACCGGAACGGTCGCTGCGTTATCGAAGGCGATTTTGTGAACGACTGCCTGGAAAAGATGTTCGAGGCCGATGCCATCCTCCTCGGCTCGCCGACCTACTTCGGCGATGTCACCGCCGAGCTGAAGGCCCTGATCGACCGGGCCGGTTTTGTCGCGCTGGCCAACGGCGGCGCTTTCAGCGGCAAGATCGGGGCCGCAGTAGTAGCGGTCCGGCGTGGGGGCGGGACCCATGTTTTCGACTCCATCAACCATATGTTTCAAATCTCCTCCATGATTGTTCCAGGCTCCCTCTATTGGAACCTGGGCATGGGGCTCGACAAAGGAGACGTTCTCAAGGACGATGAGGCCCTGCGGAACATGAACCATCTTGGGCAAACCATCGCCTGGCTCGGCAAGGCCATGACCTCGATCTCCGAAACGACCCCTTTTCCCAAAGTTGCGGTGGAACTCGGTTAG
- a CDS encoding EscU/YscU/HrcU family type III secretion system export apparatus switch protein gives MTEKNRQNKAVALTYQKASGKAPVVVASGKGAVAEKILATAGEAGVEVVRDPDLVEILDKVPLGQEIPEELYQAVAEILAFVYRVNQRMD, from the coding sequence ATGACAGAGAAGAACAGACAGAATAAAGCCGTTGCCCTGACCTACCAAAAAGCCAGCGGTAAAGCGCCGGTTGTGGTAGCCAGCGGCAAAGGCGCCGTTGCTGAAAAAATCCTGGCAACGGCGGGCGAAGCGGGGGTTGAAGTCGTTCGGGATCCCGACCTGGTGGAGATACTGGACAAGGTTCCCCTGGGGCAGGAAATCCCCGAGGAACTCTATCAGGCGGTGGCGGAAATCCTGGCTTTTGTCTATCGCGTCAACCAACGCATGGACTGA
- a CDS encoding flagellar hook-length control protein FliK codes for MKINDATFTVLPVSGTGQAKPQPDDTSVWRPGQILRATVMALKDGQVTLQMSGRTVAARSTLGLREGQQLLLHVTSSAGEVQLQPLGLNPENQHKALLQLLDAGWKLPALARHLQSRDHREKNPLLDPFGKALKMFMEGVEGSTGKVDGNILTTLLESLGVIRLKHDQPPANLSQTLTLLFEEGIDGKDAATERATDALQGLDMIRHFNLQREAEGIALLPLPLPFIEQGFLLVEDCGERPEAESNASKKLSIFLSLERLGELRIDMLWDADKLRIKFTCDKPKTSRMLSAFSEELCQALHFGPSPEILFTTGKTRPEEDFMAHLGNDTHGFVNTRI; via the coding sequence ATGAAAATCAATGATGCAACCTTTACCGTACTCCCCGTATCGGGAACCGGCCAGGCCAAGCCACAACCGGATGACACCAGTGTCTGGCGACCGGGGCAGATTCTCCGGGCAACGGTTATGGCGTTGAAAGACGGACAAGTTACCTTGCAGATGAGCGGTCGCACGGTCGCGGCGCGCTCTACCCTTGGATTACGCGAAGGGCAACAACTGCTGCTGCACGTTACAAGCAGTGCCGGAGAAGTCCAATTGCAACCGTTGGGGTTGAATCCGGAAAACCAGCACAAGGCACTATTGCAACTACTTGACGCCGGATGGAAACTGCCGGCTCTGGCCCGTCACCTGCAAAGCCGGGACCATCGCGAAAAAAATCCATTGCTTGATCCTTTCGGCAAGGCTTTAAAAATGTTCATGGAGGGGGTGGAAGGTTCAACAGGCAAGGTGGATGGGAACATTCTGACGACCCTTCTGGAAAGTCTTGGAGTTATCAGACTTAAACACGACCAACCCCCTGCCAACCTTAGCCAGACCTTGACTTTGTTGTTCGAAGAAGGCATCGACGGCAAAGATGCTGCTACCGAACGGGCAACCGATGCATTACAGGGGCTCGATATGATCCGGCATTTCAATCTGCAGCGCGAAGCGGAAGGTATTGCGCTGCTGCCGTTGCCTTTGCCGTTTATCGAGCAGGGCTTTCTTCTCGTGGAGGATTGTGGCGAACGACCGGAAGCTGAGTCAAATGCATCAAAAAAGCTGAGCATCTTTCTCAGCCTTGAGAGATTGGGAGAATTACGGATAGACATGCTATGGGATGCGGACAAGCTGCGCATCAAATTCACTTGCGACAAACCGAAAACCAGTCGAATGCTGTCCGCTTTCAGTGAGGAACTCTGCCAGGCTCTGCATTTCGGACCGTCACCGGAAATCCTTTTCACCACCGGCAAGACGCGCCCCGAAGAAGACTTTATGGCACACCTTGGCAACGATACGCACGGTTTCGTCAACACCCGGATTTGA
- a CDS encoding GGDEF domain-containing protein has protein sequence MLNTALILGSTAATRGEVADCLDKTGLVHRKLYCKDARRAIRWLSEHNVDIVCCDWRWSAVDDVTDLMGVLRRRTEWQDLPVLLFSSGDERDLWMAGMEIGVSECLPMGLPMEEHRIKIRWHLKNRERIHALHQAQSQLARIALTDSLTGLYNRAYFDATITQEVARCSRRGLPLSLLMVDLDHFKKINDTYGHLAGDQALAAVALVLKEQSRISDTVCRFGGEEFAVILPETTNANAATVAERIRKKISQLDLAFPVTASIGVGSAKVTNQLLPDHLIAEADGALYEAKSQGRNRVQSSVLGAGVVSDLSLFRKFRTAMASA, from the coding sequence ATGTTGAACACGGCACTGATATTGGGCAGCACGGCGGCAACGCGCGGCGAAGTTGCCGATTGCCTGGATAAAACCGGTCTGGTTCATCGCAAACTTTATTGCAAGGACGCCCGCCGGGCCATTCGCTGGTTGAGTGAACACAATGTCGATATCGTGTGTTGCGATTGGCGTTGGTCCGCTGTCGATGACGTCACCGATCTGATGGGTGTTCTGCGGCGTCGCACAGAATGGCAGGATCTTCCCGTATTGCTGTTCAGTTCGGGTGATGAGCGCGATCTGTGGATGGCCGGTATGGAGATCGGTGTCAGCGAATGTCTGCCGATGGGGTTGCCCATGGAGGAGCATCGCATAAAAATTCGATGGCACTTGAAAAACCGCGAACGCATCCATGCCTTGCATCAGGCCCAGAGTCAGTTGGCGCGCATCGCTCTTACCGACAGCCTGACAGGGCTGTATAACAGAGCTTACTTTGATGCCACCATCACTCAGGAAGTGGCGCGTTGCTCCAGGCGCGGTTTGCCCTTGTCGTTGCTGATGGTCGACCTGGATCATTTTAAAAAAATCAACGATACCTACGGTCATCTTGCAGGTGATCAGGCCCTTGCCGCGGTTGCCCTGGTGTTGAAGGAGCAGAGTCGCATCAGCGATACTGTCTGCCGGTTCGGCGGAGAGGAATTTGCCGTTATTCTGCCGGAAACGACCAATGCCAATGCCGCTACGGTGGCGGAGCGTATCCGTAAAAAGATATCTCAATTGGACCTGGCGTTTCCCGTAACAGCCAGTATCGGCGTTGGTTCCGCCAAGGTTACCAATCAGTTGCTTCCGGACCATCTGATCGCTGAAGCGGATGGTGCTCTCTACGAGGCCAAAAGCCAGGGGCGTAACAGGGTCCAGTCTTCCGTACTTGGTGCTGGTGTAGTTTCGGATCTGAGTCTGTTTCGGAAATTTAGAACAGCGATGGCATCGGCTTGA
- a CDS encoding PilZ domain-containing protein produces the protein MTPTDELLNVLHEWHMVEISVPTLQGDWLRCEGVARMHGPTQLDVQILPSHWPFSSLDAHRCWDFHCERGIHFIQITAYPENLEHPRHMRFRIEGHRTHDHMRENLRVETDIYLAWWHARTNHPPHPQPQRTHVNLSCRGLSLCTAEPLNPDDIVTLQLILPGTTLEHLQCEAKVLRVGPTTKKGHQTALKIVHILPEDTEKISLFCLAEHFRNMQSKTRLMGLMLGDW, from the coding sequence ATGACACCGACCGACGAGTTGTTGAACGTTTTGCACGAATGGCACATGGTCGAAATCAGCGTTCCGACCTTGCAAGGTGATTGGCTGAGGTGCGAGGGTGTTGCACGAATGCATGGACCGACTCAGCTGGATGTACAGATACTCCCTTCCCATTGGCCGTTTTCATCACTCGATGCCCACCGATGCTGGGATTTCCATTGTGAGCGGGGAATACACTTCATTCAGATCACGGCCTACCCGGAAAACCTGGAACATCCCCGCCACATGCGGTTCAGGATCGAAGGCCACCGAACCCATGACCACATGCGGGAAAATCTGCGGGTCGAAACCGATATTTACCTGGCCTGGTGGCACGCTCGAACCAACCATCCCCCGCATCCGCAACCACAACGTACCCACGTCAATCTCAGTTGTCGGGGCCTCAGCCTCTGCACCGCCGAACCGCTGAATCCTGACGATATAGTGACCCTGCAATTGATCCTGCCTGGAACGACACTTGAACACCTGCAATGCGAAGCAAAGGTTTTGAGGGTTGGCCCGACAACAAAAAAGGGCCATCAAACGGCCCTTAAAATCGTACACATCCTGCCCGAAGACACGGAAAAAATTTCTCTATTCTGCCTCGCCGAACACTTCAGAAACATGCAGTCCAAAACCCGACTTATGGGCTTGATGCTCGGTGACTGGTGA
- a CDS encoding flagellar brake protein: MAPPTCCATDIPAKKQHTDFAGKVIWNEMLNTLLDHFRNGRNAKILLPTHGQRTIAVDGSVRTHSDHALDIALPYDRDFSTLINPREICQIFFSLQGREYRLLTRIQTILGTSNLLVKPKPPAIALQEREFFRIDARIRFAYYCLGDDQPRTPYPLNTKVNLSASGLRLPAQKNLDIGDLVAMVLWLDGKTPECIECLAQVVRFCTLPNGDMAVAVQFAEIDNQDRDKIVAFCLAKEREILRTKVRTRDLF; this comes from the coding sequence ATGGCACCTCCGACCTGTTGCGCCACCGATATCCCGGCAAAAAAACAGCACACCGATTTTGCCGGCAAGGTCATTTGGAACGAAATGCTGAATACGCTGCTGGACCATTTCAGAAATGGCCGGAATGCCAAAATACTGTTACCTACCCATGGACAACGTACCATTGCCGTAGATGGTTCCGTGCGCACGCATTCAGACCACGCCCTGGACATAGCCCTGCCCTACGATCGCGATTTCAGTACCCTCATCAATCCTCGGGAAATATGCCAGATCTTTTTTTCTCTGCAGGGCCGGGAATACCGTCTGCTCACCCGCATACAGACCATTCTTGGAACCTCGAACCTGCTGGTCAAACCCAAGCCGCCGGCCATTGCCCTTCAGGAGCGTGAATTTTTCCGTATCGATGCCAGGATCAGATTCGCCTATTACTGTCTCGGCGACGATCAACCCCGCACGCCTTATCCCCTGAATACCAAGGTTAATCTCAGTGCCAGCGGGCTTCGACTGCCCGCGCAGAAAAACCTCGATATCGGCGATCTGGTCGCTATGGTATTGTGGCTGGACGGGAAGACGCCTGAATGCATTGAGTGCCTGGCCCAGGTGGTTCGCTTTTGCACATTACCCAACGGCGACATGGCCGTGGCTGTACAATTCGCAGAAATCGACAATCAGGACCGCGACAAAATCGTCGCGTTCTGTCTGGCCAAGGAACGCGAGATCCTGCGCACCAAGGTACGAACCCGGGATCTCTTCTGA
- the fliS gene encoding flagellar export chaperone FliS, with the protein MNPYLNQYKNNQISSASPEQIMIMLYDGAIRFLTQAMQGIEDGNIELKNHGIQKAMAIVMEFRNTLDHNIGGKIAADLDSLYDYMIREMIQANINLDRSKLEAVHTMLSDLRDTWKEAIVIARSESQAKAVANAGYQPLKASM; encoded by the coding sequence ATGAACCCTTATCTCAACCAGTATAAAAACAACCAGATCTCCAGTGCTTCCCCCGAGCAGATCATGATCATGCTCTACGACGGTGCGATTCGCTTTCTCACCCAGGCCATGCAAGGCATTGAAGACGGTAATATCGAACTGAAAAACCATGGTATCCAGAAGGCCATGGCCATCGTGATGGAATTCCGCAATACCCTGGATCATAACATCGGTGGCAAAATCGCAGCCGACCTCGACTCGCTTTACGACTATATGATTCGGGAAATGATTCAGGCCAATATCAATCTGGATCGGAGCAAACTGGAAGCGGTCCATACCATGCTCTCGGACCTGCGCGACACCTGGAAAGAGGCCATTGTCATCGCACGCAGCGAATCCCAGGCCAAGGCCGTGGCCAATGCCGGTTACCAGCCGCTTAAGGCCAGTATGTAA